From Cytophagales bacterium, the proteins below share one genomic window:
- a CDS encoding acyl-CoA desaturase → MIHYTFSNTHSRDFAETLRSRVNGYFRDQNISRNANQTMKVKSAIALIFYVGIYVSILFSGITSIPLLFVLWALLGLGQAFIGTNVMHDVIHGSYSKDKDINRWMHIFPLIIGVEPLTWKIQHNVLHHTYTNIEHADEDIEVRFLLRMTQNQPRKWFHRFQHIYVVILYSIPIIIWATAKDFIKMFKYRKLKLVEGGRSFWITVAGIAFRKLLFHTFFIGVPVLVLGISIGWAVLMLATMLIVTGLTLSLIFQTAHLVSDLDVIETENPEIDENWLVHQLHTTTNYATNSPFFSWFYGSLNFQVEHHLFPNICHVHYPKISSIVKSTAEEFGLPYHCQGSFGKAVYEHFKLLRLLGKYDELPDTKTEVFA, encoded by the coding sequence ATGATTCATTACACCTTTTCAAATACCCATTCCCGGGATTTTGCAGAAACGCTTAGATCTCGGGTAAATGGATATTTTAGAGATCAAAATATCTCTAGAAATGCCAACCAAACCATGAAGGTTAAATCAGCAATAGCTTTAATCTTTTATGTAGGCATCTATGTTTCCATCCTTTTTAGTGGAATCACCAGCATCCCTCTCCTTTTTGTCTTATGGGCCTTATTAGGTTTGGGCCAGGCATTCATCGGCACTAATGTAATGCACGATGTAATTCATGGCTCCTATAGCAAAGACAAGGATATCAATCGCTGGATGCACATTTTTCCATTGATTATCGGTGTGGAGCCACTCACCTGGAAGATACAGCACAATGTATTACATCACACTTATACGAATATCGAACACGCTGACGAAGATATAGAAGTGAGATTTTTGTTGCGCATGACCCAGAATCAACCCCGAAAGTGGTTTCATCGGTTTCAGCACATCTATGTCGTCATACTGTATAGCATACCAATCATCATTTGGGCGACTGCCAAGGATTTCATCAAAATGTTTAAGTATCGAAAACTTAAACTTGTTGAGGGAGGTCGTTCGTTTTGGATAACTGTCGCTGGCATTGCCTTCCGCAAGTTGCTATTTCACACATTTTTTATAGGTGTTCCGGTACTTGTATTAGGCATCAGCATTGGATGGGCCGTACTCATGTTGGCTACTATGCTGATCGTAACGGGTCTAACACTAAGCCTCATCTTCCAAACAGCACATTTGGTCTCTGACCTGGATGTTATTGAAACTGAAAACCCAGAGATTGACGAAAATTGGCTGGTTCATCAACTACACACGACCACTAACTACGCGACCAACAGCCCATTCTTTTCCTGGTTTTATGGATCGCTCAACTTTCAGGTTGAACACCATTTATTCCCAAACATTTGCCACGTACACTACCCGAAAATTTCATCGATTGTAAAATCTACTGCAGAGGAATTCGGGCTTCCGTACCATTGTCAGGGTTCTTTTGGCAAGGCTGTTTACGAACATTTTAAGCTGCTGCGATTGTTAGGCAAATACGATGAACTTCCTGATACGAAAACGGAGGTCTTTGCCTAG